One Gordonia mangrovi genomic region harbors:
- a CDS encoding NAD(P)-dependent alcohol dehydrogenase — MPDNRVTARAAIATGDADQPFEIDEIELDDIRPDELLVRMVATGICHADISAATGVIPFDLPGVLGHEGVGVVEAVGAKVDTANVGDKVLLSFTSCGRCRHCRSGHPAYCESHLRLNLLGGRRDDGSATVRYKGADISAHFFGQSSFGERAVVDEKSVYVLPPNTTEEEMAILAPLGCGMLTGAGAVLNVLRPNHGSTIAIAGAGAVGMAAIMAMKFTPAAQVIAIDIIDSRLELARDLGATATINAAKEDVQQRLLELTDGEGITHGLETSGNVTALQALVESLAVAGELALIGAPPAGSRGSFEVQKHLPGKVIRGITMGDAEPQSFIATLIDAYRKGLFPMDRLQRHYKFDDIRTAIADAKSGVAIKPVLVY, encoded by the coding sequence ATGCCGGACAACCGCGTGACAGCCCGAGCCGCCATCGCCACAGGCGATGCCGACCAGCCATTCGAGATCGATGAGATCGAACTCGACGACATCCGCCCCGACGAACTGCTGGTGCGGATGGTGGCCACCGGGATCTGCCACGCCGACATCAGCGCGGCGACCGGGGTGATCCCTTTCGACCTGCCGGGCGTGCTCGGACACGAAGGGGTTGGGGTTGTCGAGGCGGTCGGCGCCAAGGTGGACACCGCCAACGTCGGCGACAAGGTACTGTTGTCCTTCACGTCGTGTGGCCGATGCCGCCACTGCCGGTCCGGCCACCCTGCCTACTGCGAGTCGCATCTTCGACTGAACCTCCTCGGCGGACGGCGGGATGACGGCTCGGCCACGGTTCGCTACAAGGGCGCCGACATCAGCGCCCACTTCTTCGGACAGTCCTCATTCGGTGAACGTGCAGTGGTTGACGAGAAGAGTGTCTATGTCCTACCTCCGAACACCACGGAGGAAGAAATGGCGATCTTGGCGCCCCTCGGCTGCGGAATGCTCACCGGCGCCGGTGCGGTACTCAATGTTCTGCGACCGAATCACGGCAGCACCATTGCAATCGCGGGAGCAGGAGCAGTGGGAATGGCGGCCATCATGGCCATGAAGTTCACTCCCGCAGCGCAGGTGATTGCCATCGACATCATCGACTCTCGGCTTGAACTCGCACGTGATCTCGGTGCGACCGCGACGATCAACGCAGCGAAGGAAGATGTGCAGCAGCGCCTGCTCGAACTCACCGACGGGGAGGGAATCACTCACGGACTGGAGACGAGCGGCAACGTCACGGCGCTGCAAGCACTGGTCGAGTCCTTGGCCGTCGCGGGTGAACTCGCGCTGATCGGCGCACCTCCGGCTGGATCTCGAGGATCATTTGAGGTCCAGAAACATCTTCCGGGCAAAGTGATTCGCGGAATTACGATGGGCGATGCGGAGCCCCAATCGTTCATAGCGACACTCATCGACGCATACCGCAAGGGACTCTTCCCGATGGATCGGCTACAGCGCCACTACAAGTTCGACGACATCCGTACCGCAATCGCCGATGCCAAATCCGGTGTCGCCATCAAACCCGTCCTCGTCTACTAG
- a CDS encoding amidohydrolase family protein has product MNQSDGGTGRIDVHAHYVPDFYRDAMEANGHQHPDGGRAIPGWSERQAIDAMDRLGVDTAMLSISTPGVHFGNPGEAAELARMVNEDAARLRSAHPGRFGFFASLPLPDIGPSISELRYALDDLDADGIVLLSHHNGMYLGDDRLAPIYAEVANRDKVVFLHPTTPYHGEHLALGCPRPMMEFLFETTRSVINMILSGVLDRHPDLKVIVPHGGGALPIVANRVELLLPLLAAEGSPAPPSVREALKRLHYDLAGAPVDELLAGLLMVAAPSNLHYGSDYPFTPAESAVNLQAELARTPALSDELRQRIYRDNADALFPQFRRS; this is encoded by the coding sequence ATGAACCAAAGTGACGGTGGGACAGGGCGGATAGACGTTCATGCCCACTACGTTCCGGACTTCTATCGGGACGCCATGGAGGCCAACGGCCATCAGCACCCTGACGGTGGACGTGCCATTCCGGGGTGGAGTGAACGCCAGGCCATCGATGCGATGGACCGACTGGGTGTGGACACCGCCATGCTGTCGATCTCGACACCTGGGGTGCATTTCGGGAACCCGGGCGAGGCCGCGGAGCTCGCGCGGATGGTGAACGAGGACGCGGCTCGGCTGCGGAGCGCGCATCCCGGTCGATTCGGCTTCTTCGCCTCGCTACCGCTACCCGACATCGGGCCGTCGATCAGCGAACTGCGATATGCGCTCGATGATCTGGACGCGGATGGGATTGTGCTCCTGAGTCATCACAACGGGATGTATCTCGGCGACGATCGTCTGGCGCCCATCTATGCCGAGGTCGCGAATCGTGACAAGGTGGTCTTCCTTCACCCGACGACGCCGTATCACGGTGAGCACCTGGCTCTCGGCTGCCCCCGGCCGATGATGGAGTTTCTGTTTGAGACCACTCGGTCGGTCATCAACATGATTCTGTCCGGCGTTCTCGACCGGCATCCGGATCTCAAGGTGATCGTGCCGCATGGGGGCGGCGCGCTGCCGATCGTGGCGAACAGGGTCGAATTGCTGTTGCCTCTCTTGGCCGCAGAGGGGTCGCCGGCGCCCCCGAGCGTCCGCGAGGCGCTCAAGCGGCTGCATTACGATCTCGCCGGCGCGCCGGTGGACGAGCTTCTGGCCGGCCTGCTCATGGTCGCGGCCCCCTCGAATCTCCACTACGGCAGTGACTATCCGTTCACTCCGGCGGAGTCTGCGGTGAACCTGCAGGCGGAGCTGGCCCGAACCCCGGCGCTCAGTGACGAACTGCGTCAGCGCATCTACCGCGACAATGCTGATGCACTGTTTCCCCAGTTCCGCAGATCATGA
- a CDS encoding IclR family transcriptional regulator, protein MYRERNSTADRALDILGLFAPGRLNISGSQVAEELSVAKSTAYRYLQSLTAAHYLEEDPAGGYRLGLKVLELSRLARASYGLSQVALPVMRELSRATDETALLTRRSGARAVCLEKEEPFEHRVRLSYERGSALPLNAGASALVVLAWEDADVVSELLTESRLQQYTNATITSESALVERLAEIRSVGYVVGRGELDADAIGVAAPIRDDRERVVAGISVVAVRSRIPEARIPEVVRQVRDAADRISELVALTAQ, encoded by the coding sequence GTGTACCGCGAGCGCAACAGTACGGCCGACAGGGCTTTGGACATTCTGGGGTTGTTCGCCCCCGGCCGCTTGAATATCTCGGGATCGCAGGTGGCAGAGGAACTTTCGGTAGCAAAGTCCACCGCCTACCGGTATCTGCAATCCCTCACCGCGGCGCACTATCTCGAAGAGGATCCCGCTGGTGGTTACCGGCTCGGTTTGAAGGTGCTGGAACTGTCCCGGCTTGCCAGGGCATCGTACGGGCTCTCGCAGGTGGCGTTGCCTGTGATGCGGGAATTGTCACGAGCGACGGACGAGACGGCTCTCCTGACCCGTCGCTCCGGTGCCCGCGCGGTGTGCCTGGAGAAGGAAGAGCCTTTCGAGCATCGAGTCCGTCTCAGCTACGAACGGGGGAGTGCGCTTCCCCTGAACGCGGGCGCCTCCGCGTTGGTGGTGCTGGCCTGGGAGGATGCCGACGTGGTGAGTGAACTGCTCACGGAGTCGCGTCTGCAGCAATACACGAACGCGACGATTACCAGCGAAAGTGCACTGGTGGAGCGCCTTGCCGAGATACGGTCGGTCGGGTACGTGGTGGGGCGCGGCGAATTGGACGCGGATGCGATCGGTGTCGCGGCCCCGATTCGCGATGATCGCGAGCGTGTTGTCGCGGGTATCAGCGTCGTGGCAGTCAGAAGCCGAATCCCAGAGGCCCGCATCCCGGAAGTGGTCAGGCAGGTGCGCGACGCGGCGGACCGGATCTCCGAACTGGTTGCGCTGACCGCTCAGTGA
- a CDS encoding VOC family protein gives MRPARLMLQEDGDVAGVLRHTAVSHIGLQVPDVKGAAEFYSRVLGLVVHEELAGGVLRMGWGLGHHVLDLRPGERALAHYAFEVRDTDGLASIRKRLQESGIGVEDGDASFVDSAMGDVEIISTRDPDGNTVQFHSAVWRQGEAAGSTKARPVKYQHITIGSADVPAMAQFFTDVIGFRITDQLVDGKFAWLRSDRDHHSLAVVDVGRAGNIDHYSYDLAEWEDFKAWCDRLTDLEVPVSWGPGRHGPGNNLFVFFEDPAGNHVELSAEMEKFHDDRAEYVARQWTPQPSTVNLWGGQLPTWRHIGEAAQ, from the coding sequence ATGAGGCCAGCAAGGTTGATGTTGCAGGAGGATGGCGATGTCGCCGGCGTCCTTCGTCACACGGCCGTGTCACATATCGGGCTGCAGGTGCCCGATGTCAAAGGCGCAGCCGAGTTCTATTCCCGAGTGCTCGGACTCGTCGTCCACGAGGAGTTGGCAGGCGGGGTGCTGCGAATGGGGTGGGGACTGGGCCATCATGTGCTCGACCTCCGGCCGGGCGAGCGCGCCCTGGCGCACTATGCCTTCGAAGTGAGAGACACCGACGGCCTGGCGAGCATCAGAAAACGACTGCAGGAGTCGGGCATTGGGGTCGAGGACGGCGACGCCTCGTTCGTCGACAGCGCGATGGGTGACGTCGAGATCATCAGCACCCGTGACCCCGACGGCAATACTGTGCAGTTCCACAGCGCCGTCTGGAGGCAAGGCGAAGCCGCCGGAAGCACCAAGGCCCGGCCGGTCAAGTATCAACACATCACCATCGGTTCCGCCGACGTTCCGGCGATGGCCCAGTTCTTCACCGACGTCATCGGATTCCGGATCACCGATCAGCTCGTGGACGGCAAGTTCGCGTGGCTCCGCAGCGACCGGGACCATCATTCGCTCGCCGTGGTCGATGTCGGGCGGGCAGGCAACATCGACCACTACTCGTATGACCTCGCCGAGTGGGAAGACTTCAAGGCGTGGTGCGACCGATTGACCGATCTCGAGGTTCCCGTCTCATGGGGACCGGGACGCCATGGCCCGGGCAACAACCTTTTCGTCTTCTTCGAAGACCCCGCCGGCAATCATGTCGAACTCTCTGCTGAGATGGAGAAGTTCCACGATGATCGCGCCGAATATGTTGCGCGCCAGTGGACACCGCAACCGTCGACGGTGAACCTGTGGGGCGGGCAGCTGCCGACCTGGCGCCATATCGGAGAGGCCGCGCAATGA
- a CDS encoding fumarylacetoacetate hydrolase family protein, producing the protein MKYASYQYDGVDHVGEVRGTSLIPLGGVSAIGLTTTPDVLRDAPRKTADAVDTADVTLLPVVVDPRKIVCVGLNYMSHITETGRDLPEYPVLFPKYASGLIGAGDALVLPPESKQVDWEGELAVVIGRGGRRIAEEDALDHVLGYTVANDITMRDYQYKTHQFMAGKIWDRTTPLGPYLVTPDEVDVANAGIRTVLNGDTVQDSNLSYLIFSVARLISLISEVTELTPGDVILTGTPGGVGFRMDPKVFLKDGDVVTVSIDGVGELRTRVSVES; encoded by the coding sequence ATGAAATACGCAAGCTACCAATACGACGGCGTCGACCACGTGGGTGAGGTCCGCGGGACGTCACTCATCCCGCTCGGCGGCGTTTCGGCCATTGGTCTGACCACCACCCCCGACGTGCTCCGCGACGCGCCCCGCAAGACCGCCGACGCCGTCGATACGGCTGATGTGACACTTCTCCCGGTCGTGGTGGACCCCCGCAAGATCGTGTGCGTCGGACTGAACTACATGTCGCACATCACCGAGACCGGCCGTGATCTACCCGAGTACCCCGTGCTGTTCCCCAAGTACGCGTCTGGCCTGATCGGCGCCGGTGATGCCCTCGTGTTGCCGCCGGAATCGAAGCAGGTGGACTGGGAGGGTGAGCTCGCCGTCGTCATCGGGCGTGGGGGGCGCCGGATCGCCGAGGAGGATGCCCTGGACCACGTCCTCGGATACACAGTGGCCAACGACATCACGATGCGTGACTACCAGTACAAGACCCACCAGTTCATGGCCGGGAAGATCTGGGATCGGACGACACCTCTCGGCCCGTATCTGGTCACGCCGGACGAAGTGGATGTCGCGAATGCCGGCATCAGAACCGTCCTGAACGGCGACACCGTGCAAGACTCGAACCTCTCGTACCTCATCTTCTCGGTCGCCCGACTCATCTCGCTGATTTCCGAGGTCACCGAGTTGACGCCCGGGGACGTCATCCTCACCGGAACACCCGGCGGGGTTGGGTTCCGCATGGACCCCAAGGTGTTCCTCAAGGACGGTGACGTCGTCACGGTCTCGATTGATGGGGTCGGCGAGTTGCGGACACGGGTGAGCGTCGAGTCATGA
- a CDS encoding SDR family NAD(P)-dependent oxidoreductase yields the protein MTQTSTGWATPVARYLNKVAVVTGSSSGHGRAIALRLAGEGASIVCVDLRKNALPNGFEDDLEVDTDDLIEKNGGRALYVQADITDPNALDAVADQAVEVFGSIDVWVNNAGAFLGSASAVEESHEQFTRTVDINLTGTWNGCKSALRVMKGQASSGRARGRIVNIGSIAGDIGQADVASYSAAKGAVHNLTRALAIEAAPDLINVNAVAPGYFPTAINRALWDDLEALKKLEDLHPLPIGVPADVAAAVAFLGSDDAAFVTGVILPVDGGVLAK from the coding sequence GTGACACAGACGAGTACCGGATGGGCGACGCCGGTCGCGCGATACCTGAACAAGGTGGCGGTGGTAACAGGTTCGAGCTCGGGCCACGGACGCGCGATCGCGTTGCGACTCGCCGGCGAAGGCGCCAGCATAGTGTGCGTCGACCTGCGCAAGAATGCGCTGCCGAATGGTTTCGAAGATGACCTCGAGGTCGATACCGATGACCTCATCGAGAAGAACGGCGGCCGCGCACTCTACGTCCAGGCCGACATCACAGACCCCAACGCGTTGGACGCGGTGGCGGACCAGGCGGTAGAGGTCTTCGGCAGCATCGATGTCTGGGTCAACAACGCGGGCGCATTCCTGGGCAGTGCATCAGCTGTCGAGGAGTCCCACGAGCAGTTCACCCGAACTGTGGACATCAACCTCACCGGAACGTGGAACGGCTGCAAGTCGGCGTTGCGCGTGATGAAGGGACAGGCGTCTTCGGGTCGCGCCCGCGGACGGATCGTCAACATCGGATCCATCGCGGGTGATATCGGGCAGGCCGACGTGGCCAGCTATTCGGCCGCCAAGGGTGCGGTCCACAATCTGACTCGTGCCCTGGCAATCGAGGCTGCACCCGATCTGATCAACGTCAACGCCGTGGCGCCCGGGTACTTTCCGACCGCCATCAACCGGGCATTGTGGGATGACCTCGAGGCGCTGAAGAAGTTGGAGGACCTCCACCCGCTTCCAATTGGTGTTCCTGCAGATGTTGCTGCCGCGGTGGCGTTTCTCGGCTCCGATGACGCCGCCTTCGTCACCGGTGTCATCCTTCCGGTCGACGGCGGAGTCCTGGCCAAGTAG
- a CDS encoding DUF2235 domain-containing protein, with amino-acid sequence MPKRLIVCCDGTWNAFGQKHPTNVVKLYEAIAGADDDGVIQDSVYVAGVGTKSWQKVRGGALGLGLSKNVKKGYLELVEMYEPGDEIFLFGFSRGAYTARSIAGFIRNAGLLTRDNRGRLDEAFALYRDRDRSSAPSRERAVEFRAQYSHEVPIRFIGVWDTVGSLGIPLSGKVFEWINRRWAFHDTQLSSTVEAAYHALAIDEKRGPFKPTLWQAQPDAPDSQIIEQVWFSGVHCNVGGGYADSRISDIPLVWMMNRAREHGLAFTDDEPAPTDTSRQVAVGVVSAISRFLTNTDAFAVPLQESRKGFYRWFLEAFSRPMGAVDSGHEFVASSATRRMDEVAAYDPVNLADYRDSGGPEMAVDFHPTAI; translated from the coding sequence ATGCCCAAACGGCTGATCGTCTGTTGCGACGGCACGTGGAATGCGTTCGGGCAGAAGCACCCGACGAACGTGGTCAAGCTGTACGAGGCGATCGCCGGGGCCGACGATGACGGCGTGATCCAGGATTCGGTCTACGTGGCCGGAGTCGGGACCAAGTCGTGGCAAAAGGTTCGCGGCGGAGCACTCGGTCTGGGGCTGTCCAAGAACGTGAAGAAGGGGTACCTCGAACTCGTCGAGATGTACGAACCCGGCGACGAGATTTTCCTGTTCGGATTCAGCCGCGGCGCGTACACGGCGCGCAGCATCGCCGGTTTCATCCGTAACGCCGGCCTGCTGACGCGAGACAACCGTGGCCGTCTCGACGAGGCCTTCGCGCTCTACCGTGATCGGGACAGGTCGTCGGCGCCGAGCCGCGAACGCGCCGTCGAGTTCCGCGCACAGTATTCACATGAGGTGCCGATCCGCTTCATCGGGGTGTGGGACACCGTCGGATCGTTGGGGATTCCGCTCAGCGGCAAGGTCTTCGAGTGGATCAACCGGCGATGGGCATTTCACGACACCCAGCTCAGTTCCACCGTCGAGGCCGCCTATCACGCGTTGGCAATCGACGAGAAGCGCGGACCATTCAAGCCGACGTTGTGGCAGGCGCAGCCGGACGCGCCGGACAGTCAGATCATCGAGCAGGTCTGGTTCTCCGGAGTGCACTGCAACGTCGGTGGCGGCTACGCGGACAGCAGGATCAGCGACATCCCGCTGGTGTGGATGATGAATCGTGCGCGTGAACACGGTCTTGCGTTCACCGACGACGAGCCTGCGCCGACAGACACATCCAGACAGGTTGCCGTGGGTGTGGTGAGCGCGATCAGCCGATTCCTCACCAACACCGACGCGTTCGCGGTCCCGCTGCAGGAGTCGAGGAAGGGTTTCTATCGGTGGTTTCTCGAGGCGTTCTCACGCCCGATGGGGGCTGTCGACTCCGGGCATGAGTTCGTTGCGTCGAGCGCGACACGCCGGATGGATGAGGTCGCGGCCTACGATCCGGTGAACCTCGCCGACTACCGGGACAGCGGTGGGCCGGAAATGGCGGTTGATTTCCACCCGACGGCCATCTGA
- a CDS encoding DUF1330 domain-containing protein: MSTDLPPADRRTVDPRRHQLAEVIQLPADQPITMLNLLRYRDVADYSAADDLAPEHPISGEQAYRRYGAAAMPHIEKAGAEVVYHGDCGPTVIGPPDENWDSILLVRYPSPKAFLDMIPDPEYQSLSRHRTAALADSRLIATTTS, encoded by the coding sequence ATGAGCACCGACCTCCCGCCCGCCGACCGCCGTACCGTCGATCCGCGCCGTCACCAGCTCGCCGAGGTCATTCAGTTACCTGCCGATCAGCCGATCACGATGCTCAATCTACTTCGGTATCGCGATGTGGCCGACTACTCCGCCGCCGATGACCTCGCCCCGGAGCACCCGATCTCGGGCGAACAGGCATATCGCCGCTACGGCGCGGCGGCGATGCCGCACATCGAGAAGGCCGGTGCCGAGGTGGTGTACCACGGCGACTGCGGTCCCACCGTGATCGGCCCGCCCGACGAAAACTGGGACTCGATACTGTTGGTTCGCTACCCGAGTCCGAAGGCGTTCTTGGACATGATCCCCGACCCCGAGTACCAGTCGTTGTCGCGCCATCGCACTGCAGCGCTGGCCGATTCGCGGCTCATCGCGACGACCACGTCGTAG